In one window of Streptomyces sp. NBC_01224 DNA:
- a CDS encoding glutamate decarboxylase, whose product MPLHKGLPKGKEPSLERRRLALNPFFGEADPTAGMESAPPRHRLPDRPMPPSTAYGLVHDELMLDGNSRLNLATFVTTWMEPQAGVLMGECRDKNMIDKDEYPRTAELERRCVAMLADLWNAPDPSAVVGCSTTGSSEACMLAGLALKRRWAARNADRYPATARPNLVMGINVQVCWDKFCNFWEVEPRLVPMEGERFHLDPQAAADLCDENTIGVVGILGSTFDGSYEPVAELCAALDALQERTGLDVPVHVDGASGAMVAPFLDEDLVWDFRLPRVSSINTSGHKYGLVYPGVGWALWRSPAELPEELVFRVNYLGGDMPTFALNFSRPGAQVVAQYYTFLRLGREGYRAVQQASRDVAGGLAKRIEELGDFRLLTRGDQLPVFALTTAPDVQAYDVFDVSRRLREHGWLVPAYTFPANRQDLSVLRVVCRNGFSSDLAELLLEDLGLILPDLRRQPHPLSRDKQAATSFHH is encoded by the coding sequence ATGCCTCTCCACAAAGGTTTGCCCAAGGGCAAGGAACCGTCCCTGGAACGCCGCAGGCTGGCCCTCAACCCGTTCTTCGGAGAGGCCGACCCGACCGCCGGGATGGAGTCGGCACCGCCCCGGCACCGGCTGCCCGACAGGCCGATGCCGCCCTCGACCGCGTACGGCCTGGTCCATGACGAGCTGATGCTCGACGGCAATTCGCGGCTCAACCTCGCCACCTTCGTCACCACCTGGATGGAGCCCCAGGCCGGGGTGCTGATGGGCGAGTGCCGCGACAAGAACATGATCGACAAGGACGAGTACCCGCGCACCGCCGAGCTGGAGCGGCGCTGTGTGGCGATGCTCGCCGATCTCTGGAACGCCCCCGACCCTTCGGCCGTCGTGGGCTGTTCGACCACGGGCTCCAGCGAGGCCTGCATGCTCGCCGGCCTGGCGCTGAAACGCCGTTGGGCAGCAAGGAACGCCGACCGCTACCCGGCGACCGCCCGGCCGAACCTGGTCATGGGCATCAATGTGCAGGTCTGCTGGGACAAGTTCTGCAACTTCTGGGAGGTCGAACCGCGCCTGGTCCCGATGGAGGGCGAGCGCTTCCACCTCGACCCGCAGGCCGCGGCCGACCTCTGCGACGAGAACACCATCGGTGTCGTCGGTATCCTCGGTTCCACCTTTGACGGTTCGTACGAGCCGGTCGCGGAGCTCTGCGCGGCCCTGGACGCCCTTCAGGAGCGCACCGGTCTCGATGTCCCCGTCCATGTGGACGGGGCGTCCGGTGCGATGGTGGCGCCGTTCCTGGACGAGGACCTGGTGTGGGACTTCCGGCTGCCCCGGGTCTCCTCCATCAACACCTCCGGGCACAAGTACGGCCTGGTCTACCCGGGCGTCGGCTGGGCACTGTGGCGCTCGCCCGCAGAGCTGCCCGAGGAGCTGGTCTTCCGGGTCAACTACCTGGGCGGCGACATGCCGACCTTCGCACTGAACTTCTCCCGGCCCGGCGCACAGGTGGTGGCCCAGTACTACACCTTCCTGCGGCTGGGCCGGGAGGGCTACCGGGCCGTTCAGCAGGCGTCCCGGGACGTCGCCGGCGGGCTCGCGAAGCGGATCGAGGAGCTCGGGGACTTCCGGCTCCTCACCCGGGGCGACCAGCTGCCCGTCTTCGCGCTGACGACCGCGCCGGATGTGCAGGCGTACGACGTCTTCGACGTCTCGAGGCGGCTGCGCGAGCACGGCTGGCTGGTGCCCGCGTACACCTTCCCCGCCAACCGGCAGGACCTGTCGGTGCTCCGGGTGGTGTGCCGCAACGGCTTCTCGTCGGACCTCGCCGAACTGCTGCTTGAGGACCTCGGGCTGATCCTGCCCGACCTGCGCCGCCAGCCGCACCCGTTGAGCCGTGACAAGCAGGCGGCGACTTCCTTCCACCACTGA
- the wrbA gene encoding NAD(P)H:quinone oxidoreductase, which translates to MPTSVNVAVIYYSSTGTVAAMAKAIAQDAEKAGAEVRLRKAGELAPQAAIDSNPAWAANAKATADIAEASKDDMIWADAVIFGTPTRFGNVTAQLKQFIDTLGSLWQAGRLADKVYSGFTSTSTAHGGQESTLLALYNTIHHFGGILVAPGYTDPSKFVDGNPYGTSHVAGQGDIPVGVQTLTAARVQAERVVKFTRAIKDGLAAEN; encoded by the coding sequence ATGCCCACGTCCGTCAACGTCGCCGTCATCTACTACTCGTCGACCGGCACCGTCGCCGCGATGGCCAAGGCCATCGCGCAGGACGCCGAGAAGGCCGGTGCGGAGGTACGGCTGCGCAAGGCCGGTGAGCTCGCCCCGCAGGCGGCCATCGACTCCAACCCGGCCTGGGCCGCCAACGCGAAAGCGACTGCGGACATCGCCGAGGCGTCGAAGGACGACATGATCTGGGCGGACGCCGTGATCTTCGGTACGCCGACCCGGTTCGGCAATGTCACCGCCCAGCTCAAGCAGTTCATCGACACCCTCGGCAGCCTCTGGCAGGCGGGCCGTCTCGCCGACAAGGTCTACAGCGGCTTCACCTCCACCAGCACCGCGCACGGCGGCCAGGAGTCCACGCTGCTCGCGCTCTACAACACGATCCACCACTTCGGCGGCATCCTGGTCGCCCCCGGCTACACGGACCCGTCGAAGTTCGTCGACGGTAATCCGTACGGCACTTCGCATGTCGCGGGGCAGGGCGACATCCCCGTCGGCGTGCAGACCCTGACCGCCGCCCGGGTCCAGGCCGAACGGGTCGTGAAGTTCACCCGGGCCATCAAGGACGGCCTCGCCGCCGAGAACTGA
- a CDS encoding MerR family transcriptional regulator has product MDYSVGQVAGFAGVTVRTLHHYDGIGLLSPGGRSHAGHRRYDDGDLDRLQQILFYRELGFPLDEIAVLLDDPDADPQEHLRRQHRLLSDRIAELRKMAAAVETAMEARKMGINLTPEEKFEVFGGKDPEEHAEEAERRWGGTATYAESQRRVARYTKDDWKRMQTEVADWGAAYHALMEAGEPATGERAMDLAEAHRLHITKWFYECTPEIHRGLGEMYVSDPQFRAYYESMRPGLAEHLRDAIDANAERLA; this is encoded by the coding sequence GTGGACTACTCCGTGGGACAGGTCGCCGGATTCGCCGGAGTCACGGTGCGCACCCTGCATCACTACGACGGCATCGGACTGCTCTCGCCCGGCGGGCGCAGTCACGCGGGTCACCGCCGCTACGACGACGGTGACCTCGACCGGCTGCAGCAGATCCTGTTCTACCGGGAGCTCGGCTTCCCGCTCGACGAGATCGCGGTACTGCTCGACGACCCGGACGCGGACCCACAGGAGCATCTGCGCCGCCAGCACCGGCTGCTGTCCGACCGGATCGCCGAACTGCGAAAGATGGCCGCCGCCGTCGAAACAGCCATGGAGGCACGGAAGATGGGCATCAACCTCACGCCCGAGGAGAAGTTCGAGGTCTTCGGGGGCAAGGACCCCGAGGAGCACGCGGAGGAGGCCGAACGCCGCTGGGGCGGCACTGCCACGTACGCCGAGTCGCAGCGCCGGGTCGCCCGGTACACCAAGGACGACTGGAAGCGGATGCAGACGGAGGTCGCCGACTGGGGCGCCGCCTACCATGCGCTGATGGAGGCCGGTGAACCGGCCACCGGGGAACGGGCGATGGACCTCGCCGAGGCCCACCGGCTCCACATCACCAAGTGGTTCTACGAGTGCACCCCCGAGATCCACCGGGGACTCGGCGAGATGTATGTGTCCGACCCGCAGTTCCGCGCGTACTACGAGTCGATGCGGCCGGGCCTGGCCGAGCACCTGCGGGACGCGATCGACGCCAACGCGGAGCGCCTCGCGTAA
- a CDS encoding YbjQ family protein encodes MGIEEYGGGQPAQSDVLVVTTNDVPGYQVTQVIGEVFGLTVRSRHLGSQIGAGLKSMIGGELKGLTKTLVETRNQAMERLVEQAKARGANAVLMMRFDVTEAADVGTEVCAYGTAAVISRS; translated from the coding sequence ATGGGCATTGAAGAATACGGCGGCGGACAGCCGGCCCAGTCCGATGTCCTGGTCGTCACCACGAACGACGTACCGGGCTACCAGGTGACCCAGGTGATCGGTGAGGTCTTCGGCCTGACGGTCCGCTCCCGCCACCTCGGCAGCCAGATCGGCGCCGGGCTGAAGTCCATGATCGGCGGCGAGCTGAAGGGGCTGACCAAGACCCTCGTCGAGACCCGTAACCAGGCGATGGAACGGCTCGTCGAGCAGGCGAAGGCCCGGGGTGCCAACGCGGTGCTGATGATGCGCTTCGATGTGACCGAGGCGGCCGACGTGGGCACGGAGGTGTGTGCGTACGGAACGGCCGCCGTGATCAGCAGGAGCTGA
- a CDS encoding DedA family protein, which yields MNTLALGPSWLDPDYLINTFGIPGVLLIVFAESGLLIGFFLPGDSLLFTTGLLVTTGQLKSPLWLVCVLVALAAIIGDQVGYLFGRKVGPSLFKRPDSRLFKQENVEKAHEFFEKYGPKSLILARFVPIVRTFTPIIAGVSRMNYRSFITFNIIGGVLWGVGVTLLGAALGKIDFVHENIEAMLILIVLISVVPIAIEFLRARSRSKKEAAAGGGEGHGPSAGGSPASGQRGRHAKR from the coding sequence TTGAATACGCTTGCGCTCGGACCGAGCTGGCTGGACCCGGACTATCTGATCAACACCTTCGGAATCCCCGGCGTCCTCCTCATCGTGTTCGCCGAGTCCGGACTGCTGATCGGCTTCTTCCTTCCCGGCGATTCCCTGCTGTTCACCACGGGTCTGCTGGTGACCACGGGCCAGCTGAAGTCTCCGCTCTGGCTGGTCTGCGTGCTGGTGGCGCTGGCGGCGATCATCGGCGACCAGGTGGGCTATCTCTTCGGCCGCAAGGTCGGTCCGTCGCTCTTCAAGCGCCCGGATTCCCGCCTCTTCAAGCAGGAGAACGTCGAGAAGGCCCACGAGTTCTTCGAGAAGTACGGACCGAAGTCGCTGATCCTGGCCCGCTTCGTGCCGATCGTGCGTACGTTCACGCCGATCATCGCCGGTGTGAGCCGGATGAACTACCGCTCGTTCATCACGTTCAACATCATCGGCGGTGTGCTCTGGGGCGTCGGGGTCACGCTGCTCGGCGCAGCCCTCGGCAAGATCGACTTCGTCCACGAAAACATCGAGGCGATGCTCATCCTGATCGTGCTCATCTCGGTGGTGCCGATCGCGATCGAGTTCCTGCGGGCCCGTTCCAGGTCGAAGAAGGAAGCGGCGGCCGGTGGCGGCGAGGGCCATGGTCCGTCCGCCGGCGGCAGCCCGGCCTCCGGCCAGCGCGGCCGCCACGCCAAGCGCTGA